In Cololabis saira isolate AMF1-May2022 chromosome 1, fColSai1.1, whole genome shotgun sequence, the following proteins share a genomic window:
- the LOC133446760 gene encoding N-acetyllactosaminide beta-1,3-N-acetylglucosaminyltransferase 2-like isoform X2 — MGRAADMAAARGRARTAVVVLMLVLAALLGLLWKLWSSSSRDRVLVPSGRFWRPWPDSRAFWNREQQRLDLLYSPIFHPNGSLGNRSLTPQDPCTADPRVPTQVSDYNTLPRRFQDFLLHMRCRSSRLRISPPRGCGGGNGGGNGAPFLLLAVKSLVPHFARRQAIRETWGRAGVVGGRSVVTLFLLGDASPADHHPALQGMLGEEARLHGDLLQWDYRDSFFNLTLKDVLFLQWFGRRCRRARYVLKGDDDVFVNTPRVLQLLAGLDQVQTQDLFLGDVISAAAPHRDPQLKYFVPESVFEGSYPPYAGGGGYLLSGELALRLLAASRRVALYPIDDVYTGMCLQKLGVAPQRGDGFRTFGLDAALRGNPCVYRSLVLVHGCSPQELMELWPWVEQPARDCQ, encoded by the exons ATGGGGCGAGCGGCCGACATGGCGGCGGCGCGCGGCCGAGCCcggacggccgtcgtggtgctgatgctggtccTGGCCGCTCTGTTGGGGTTGCTATGGAAActgtggagcagcagcagccgggacCGGGTCCTGGTCCCGTCGGGCCGGTTCTGGCGGCCCTGGCCCGACAGCCGGGCCTTCTGGAACCGGGAGCAGCAGCGCCTGGACCTGCTGTACAGCCCCATCTTCCACCCCAACGGTTCCCTAGGCAACCGTTCCCTGACGCCGCAGGACCCGTGCACCGCCGACCCGCGGGTCCCCACGCAG GTGTCCGACTACAACACGCTGCCGCGCCGCTTCCAGGACTTCCTGCTGCACATGCGCTGCCGCTCGTCCCGCCTGCGGATATCGCCGCCGCGCGGCTGTGGTGGCGGTAACGGCGGCGGTAACGGCGCGCCGTTCCTGCTGCTAGCCGTCAAGTCGCTGGTGCCGCACTTCGCCCGCCGCcag GCGATCCGGGAGACGTGGGGCCGCGCCGGCGTGGTCGGCGGCCGCTCCGTGGTGACGCTGTTCCTGCTGGGCGACGCGTCGCCGGCCGACCACCACCCGGCCCTGCAGGGCATGCTGGGAGAGGAGGCGCGGCTGCACGGCGACCTGCTGCAGTGGGACTACAGGGACTCCTTCTTCAACCTCACGCTGAAGGACGTGCTGTTCCTGCAGTGGTTCGGCCGGCGCTGCCGCCGCGCACGCTACGTCCTCAAGGGCGACGACGACGTGTTCGTCAACACGCCGCGCG tcctgcagctgctggccGGCCTGGACCAG GTCCAGACCCAGGACCTGTTCCTGGGCGACGTGATCAGCGCCGCGGCGCCGCACCGCGACCCCCAGCTCAAGTACTTCGTCCCGGAGAGCGTGTTCGAGGGCTCGTACCCGCCGTACGCCGGCGGCGGCGGCTACCTGCTGTCGGGGGAGCTAGCGCTGCGGCTGCTGGCGGCGTCGCGGCGCGTGGCGCTCTACCCCATCGACGACGTGTACACGGGCATGTGCCTGCAGAAGCTGGGCGTGGCGCCGCAGCGCGGCGACGGCTTCCGGACCTTCGGCCTGGACGCGGCGCTGCGGGGAAACCCCTGCGTCTACCGGAGCCTCGTGTTGGTGCACGGCTGCTCGCCGCAGGAGCTCATGGAGCTCTGGCCCTGGGTGGAGCAGCCGGCCCGGGACTGCCAGTAG
- the LOC133446760 gene encoding N-acetyllactosaminide beta-1,3-N-acetylglucosaminyltransferase 2-like isoform X1 — protein sequence MGRAADMAAARGRARTAVVVLMLVLAALLGLLWKLWSSSSRDRVLVPSGRFWRPWPDSRAFWNREQQRLDLLYSPIFHPNGSLGNRSLTPQDPCTADPRVPTQVSDYNTLPRRFQDFLLHMRCRSSRLRISPPRGCGGGNGGGNGAPFLLLAVKSLVPHFARRQAIRETWGRAGVVGGRSVVTLFLLGDASPADHHPALQGMLGEEARLHGDLLQWDYRDSFFNLTLKDVLFLQWFGRRCRRARYVLKGDDDVFVNTPRVLQLLGELDQVHLLIYFIPAAAGRPGPGPDPGPVPGRRDQRRGAAPRPPAQVLRPGERVRGLVPAVRRRRRLPAVGGASAAAAGGVAARGALPHRRRVHGHVPAEAGRGAAARRRLPDLRPGRGAAGKPLRLPEPRVGARLLAAGAHGALALGGAAGPGLPVAGPGLPVAGPGLPVAAPGLPVAGPGLPVATPGLPVATPGLPVATPGLPVAAPGLPVAGPGLPVAAPGLPVAAPGLPVARSRGWLLGLKPQMFFQKPWI from the exons ATGGGGCGAGCGGCCGACATGGCGGCGGCGCGCGGCCGAGCCcggacggccgtcgtggtgctgatgctggtccTGGCCGCTCTGTTGGGGTTGCTATGGAAActgtggagcagcagcagccgggacCGGGTCCTGGTCCCGTCGGGCCGGTTCTGGCGGCCCTGGCCCGACAGCCGGGCCTTCTGGAACCGGGAGCAGCAGCGCCTGGACCTGCTGTACAGCCCCATCTTCCACCCCAACGGTTCCCTAGGCAACCGTTCCCTGACGCCGCAGGACCCGTGCACCGCCGACCCGCGGGTCCCCACGCAG GTGTCCGACTACAACACGCTGCCGCGCCGCTTCCAGGACTTCCTGCTGCACATGCGCTGCCGCTCGTCCCGCCTGCGGATATCGCCGCCGCGCGGCTGTGGTGGCGGTAACGGCGGCGGTAACGGCGCGCCGTTCCTGCTGCTAGCCGTCAAGTCGCTGGTGCCGCACTTCGCCCGCCGCcag GCGATCCGGGAGACGTGGGGCCGCGCCGGCGTGGTCGGCGGCCGCTCCGTGGTGACGCTGTTCCTGCTGGGCGACGCGTCGCCGGCCGACCACCACCCGGCCCTGCAGGGCATGCTGGGAGAGGAGGCGCGGCTGCACGGCGACCTGCTGCAGTGGGACTACAGGGACTCCTTCTTCAACCTCACGCTGAAGGACGTGCTGTTCCTGCAGTGGTTCGGCCGGCGCTGCCGCCGCGCACGCTACGTCCTCAAGGGCGACGACGACGTGTTCGTCAACACGCCGCGCGTCCTGCAGCTACTGGGGGAACTGGACCAGGTTcacttacttatttattttattcctgcagctgctggccGGCCTGGACCAG GTCCAGACCCAGGACCTGTTCCTGGGCGACGTGATCAGCGCCGCGGCGCCGCACCGCGACCCCCAGCTCAAGTACTTCGTCCCGGAGAGCGTGTTCGAGGGCTCGTACCCGCCGTACGCCGGCGGCGGCGGCTACCTGCTGTCGGGGGAGCTAGCGCTGCGGCTGCTGGCGGCGTCGCGGCGCGTGGCGCTCTACCCCATCGACGACGTGTACACGGGCATGTGCCTGCAGAAGCTGGGCGTGGCGCCGCAGCGCGGCGACGGCTTCCGGACCTTCGGCCTGGACGCGGCGCTGCGGGGAAACCCCTGCGTCTACCGGAGCCTCGTGTTGGTGCACGGCTGCTCGCCGCAGGAGCTCATGGAGCTCTGGCCCTGGGTGGAGCAGCCGGCCCGGGACTGCCAGTAGCCGGCCCGGGACTGCCAGTAGCCGGCCCGGGACTGCCAGTAGCCGCACCGGGACTGCCAGTAGCCGGGCCGGGACTGCCAGTAGCCACACCGGGACTGCCAGTGGCCACACCGGGACTGCCAGTAGCCACACCGGGACTGCCAGTAGCCGCACCGGGACTGCCAGTAGCCGGGCCGGGACTGCCAGTAGCCGCACCGGGACTGCCAGTAGCCGCACCGGGACTGCCAGTAGCCAGATCTAGGGGGTGGCTACTTGGGCTCAAGCCCCAAATGTTTTTCCAAAAGCCCTggatctga
- the LOC133446760 gene encoding N-acetyllactosaminide beta-1,3-N-acetylglucosaminyltransferase 2-like isoform X3 has translation MGRAADMAAARGRARTAVVVLMLVLAALLGLLWKLWSSSSRDRVLVPSGRFWRPWPDSRAFWNREQQRLDLLYSPIFHPNGSLGNRSLTPQDPCTADPRVPTQVSDYNTLPRRFQDFLLHMRCRSSRLRISPPRGCGGGNGGGNGAPFLLLAVKSLVPHFARRQAIRETWGRAGVVGGRSVVTLFLLGDASPADHHPALQGMLGEEARLHGDLLQWDYRDSFFNLTLKDVLFLQWFGRRCRRARYVLKGDDDVFVNTPRVLQLLGELDQVQTQDLFLGDVISAAAPHRDPQLKYFVPESVFEGSYPPYAGGGGYLLSGELALRLLAASRRVALYPIDDVYTGMCLQKLGVAPQRGDGFRTFGLDAALRGNPCVYRSLVLVHGCSPQELMELWPWVEQPARDCQ, from the exons ATGGGGCGAGCGGCCGACATGGCGGCGGCGCGCGGCCGAGCCcggacggccgtcgtggtgctgatgctggtccTGGCCGCTCTGTTGGGGTTGCTATGGAAActgtggagcagcagcagccgggacCGGGTCCTGGTCCCGTCGGGCCGGTTCTGGCGGCCCTGGCCCGACAGCCGGGCCTTCTGGAACCGGGAGCAGCAGCGCCTGGACCTGCTGTACAGCCCCATCTTCCACCCCAACGGTTCCCTAGGCAACCGTTCCCTGACGCCGCAGGACCCGTGCACCGCCGACCCGCGGGTCCCCACGCAG GTGTCCGACTACAACACGCTGCCGCGCCGCTTCCAGGACTTCCTGCTGCACATGCGCTGCCGCTCGTCCCGCCTGCGGATATCGCCGCCGCGCGGCTGTGGTGGCGGTAACGGCGGCGGTAACGGCGCGCCGTTCCTGCTGCTAGCCGTCAAGTCGCTGGTGCCGCACTTCGCCCGCCGCcag GCGATCCGGGAGACGTGGGGCCGCGCCGGCGTGGTCGGCGGCCGCTCCGTGGTGACGCTGTTCCTGCTGGGCGACGCGTCGCCGGCCGACCACCACCCGGCCCTGCAGGGCATGCTGGGAGAGGAGGCGCGGCTGCACGGCGACCTGCTGCAGTGGGACTACAGGGACTCCTTCTTCAACCTCACGCTGAAGGACGTGCTGTTCCTGCAGTGGTTCGGCCGGCGCTGCCGCCGCGCACGCTACGTCCTCAAGGGCGACGACGACGTGTTCGTCAACACGCCGCGCGTCCTGCAGCTACTGGGGGAACTGGACCAG GTCCAGACCCAGGACCTGTTCCTGGGCGACGTGATCAGCGCCGCGGCGCCGCACCGCGACCCCCAGCTCAAGTACTTCGTCCCGGAGAGCGTGTTCGAGGGCTCGTACCCGCCGTACGCCGGCGGCGGCGGCTACCTGCTGTCGGGGGAGCTAGCGCTGCGGCTGCTGGCGGCGTCGCGGCGCGTGGCGCTCTACCCCATCGACGACGTGTACACGGGCATGTGCCTGCAGAAGCTGGGCGTGGCGCCGCAGCGCGGCGACGGCTTCCGGACCTTCGGCCTGGACGCGGCGCTGCGGGGAAACCCCTGCGTCTACCGGAGCCTCGTGTTGGTGCACGGCTGCTCGCCGCAGGAGCTCATGGAGCTCTGGCCCTGGGTGGAGCAGCCGGCCCGGGACTGCCAGTAG